ttcattaagcctcaatcttctaaatctaagtttgtaatcctattcatgcagcttcttcatcatcctctagttttgctgaaatccttaccgaaattcctgagcttaggggtgataatttcaaaatctggaaggaacgagttcttcttcatttaggctgcgccgacatggactacgcaataaggaaggacgaacctgctgcaatcactgcgactagcactgctgctcagatcgcactatatgagaaatgggagcagtccaatcgcctcagcatcatgttcatcatgtccaagatccctctgggaatgcgtggatcggtggagcaacctgagaaagtcaaagacttgatcaaactgatcgatgagcagttcgacacttcggacaaaccactttacaacaacctcatccaccagttctcatccacaaaactcaccggtgtcaaaggagttagagaacatatttcaaagatgagggacatttctgctcaactgaagaaactcgatgtagtcattcctgaaaccttcctggtccactacatccttaaccatcttccacctcaatatgggcctttcaaaatttcctacaacacacataaggacaaatggactatcaatgaactgataaccatgtgtgctcaagaagaagcaaggctcctgcaggaacaaggtgaaagtgctcacatggccacccaaggcaagaaacgcaaaccatccaagaaggacaaggggaaaaataaagtgcctccccaaggcgatataaagaaggattccatcaaatgttttttctgcaaaaagaagggacatgcgaaaaaggaatgcgccaagttcaagaaatggatggacgacaaaggtaatccaatttcattcgtatgttatgaatctaatatggctaatgttaatattaacacatggtggattgattctggatcaaaaattcacatttcaaattccttgcagggtttacaaaacctaaggaagccagtgggaagtgagcaaagcatcttatctggaaacaagatgggctcacatgtggaggctataggaacgtgccatttagttttaagtagcggttttgttttaaagttagaaaagacattttatgtaccaagtttctctagaaacttgatttccgtttcaagacttgtaccttttggtttttcctttacattttcagacaaatcttttaatttatataataaatctgaatgtgttggaaatggtattttgtctgatggtctttactgccttaatttacaaaacaataccgcttataatactatgcacgttcacgctggcaataaaagatgtgttatgaatgagaattcctctacattatggcaccggagattgggacatatctctattgatagaattagaaggttagtaaatgatggggtactcaataccttagattttactgattttgatacttgtgtggattgcattaagggaaagcatacctccaagtctaagaaaaatggtgtccataggagttctgatctattagaaatcatacatactgatatatgtagtccagacatggactaatatggtcagaaatacttcatctctttcatagatgattactcacgctacatgtatatctacttacttcataacaaaagcgaagcgttagatgtctttaagatatttaaagctgaagtagagaaacaatgcaacaagcaaattaagatagtgagatcagatagaggtggagaatattatggtagatacactgaagatggacaagcacctggtccttttgcaaagtttcttcaagaaaatgggattgttgcccaatataccatgcccggtacacccgagcaaaatggtgttgcagaaaggagaaaccgaacattgatggacatggtgcgaagtatgcttagcagcaaccctaaacttcctaaatccttgtggactgaagctctaaagacatccgtgtacatattaaatcgagttccaaccaaggcagtctccaaaactccttttgaattatggaaaggttggaaaccgagtttgcaacatgtacgcatttggggatgcccatctgaagttagggtatacaatccacaagaaaagaaactggacccaaggaccataagtggatactttattggttacgctgaaaggtctaaaggttacaagttttattgtccatctcatagcactaggattgtggaatcaaggaatgcaaaatttcttgaaaatgccttgattagtgggagtgatcaatccaaggacttaggttctgagaaagatcctttagaaccctccacctcaagagcaagattgattgtggtcgataacacccctgcagtccaaatggatgttgaaccaccacagccaattgttgaagatccacaagtcaatgatgaagttcaaatggatcgagttgttcaagagttgcctataattgttgaacaacaagctgaaccacccgctcctcaagagcctgctggtgtagccttaagaagatccactaggataataaaatcggcgatacctagtgactacattgtgtatttgcaagaatctgactacaatattggagccgaaaatgatccagaaacgttttcacaagctatgaatagcaaagaatcggaactgtggtacaatgccatgaatgaagaaatgaattctatgaaaagcaacggagtctgggatcttgttgagttgcctaatggggcgagggctattgggtgtaaatgggtcttcaaaacaaagaaagactcattaggcaacatttagagacacaaagcgagactcgttgctaaaggattcactcaaaaagaaggaattgactacacggagaccttttctccggtatctaagaaagattccctcagagttatcctggcattagttgctcatttcgatttagagctacagcagatggatgtgaaaactgccttcctaaatggtgacctagaggaggaggtatacatgaaacaaccagaaggattctcctctagtaatggtgagcatttggtgtgcaagcttaagaagtccatctatggtttaaaacaagcgtcccaccaatggtatttaaaattccatgatgtcatctcttcttttggatttgaagagaatgtcatggatcaatgtatataccagaaggtcagtgggagtaagatttgttttcttgttttatatgtggacgatattcttcttgcaaccaatgataagggcatgctacatgaggtgaagcaatttctctcaaagaactttgagatgaaggatatgggtgatgcgtcttatgtcattggcattaagatccatcgagatagattcaaaggtatcttaggtctatctcaagaaacctacattaacaaagttttagagagatttcggatgaaagattgttcaccaagtgttgctcctatcgttaagggtgataaattaaatttgagccagtgtccaaagaatgattttgaaaaggaagaaatgaagaacatcccatatgcttctgctgttggaagcttgatgtatgctcaagtgtgcacacgacccgacattgcctttgctgtcggaatgctaggaagatttcagagtaacccgggattagaccactggaaagctgcaaagaaagttatgaggtatcttcagggtactaaggattacaaactcatgttcagacgaaccgacaaactggaagtagttggctactcagattcagactttgctggttgtactgattcacgtaaatcaacttctggttacgtgtttatgtttgccggtggagctatatcatggaggagtaacaaacagaccttgactgctacttctactatggaagctgagttcgtttcgtgttttgaggctacatcgcatggtgtatggctaaagagtttcatttcaggccttagagttgtagattcaatatctaggccattgagaatgttctgcgacaattcagctgctgtattcatggctaagaacaacaagagtggtagtcgaagcaagcacatcgacatcaagtacttagccgtgagagaacgtgttaaagaaaataaagtggtcattcaacacattagcactgaattgatgattgctgatcctatgacgaaaggcttgccacctcataaattcaaggatcatgtagtgaacatgggacttggttcccttatgtaaatttattgtacaaactgaagttattatcaatgaaactctcatttttgatattttctcatatttatgcgcatcttaattttatttgagaaaattttactttcataggacctgaataaacataaggtAAAATTTTACTttcataggacctgaataaacataaggtttattcgtttaagtacataaccacataaattacattgttatgtaataaatatattgtaatacatggaagataatactcgtcataaaaagaggacctatcgccatgattcatgtgtttattatctaacagggatgatcgtcgggcttaagtaatacattaatttaaatgctgaccaagtgggagaatgttagaatattatttatttggtatataaaatcaactaattgatttaatatattaaagtcaatatttaatttattgacaaaatattctaattaatggtcaacattgtttgttacctgatttgttgttacccgatttttcatatcccaactgattgaggaaatatctcaatctgtggcagagactctgatggtaggtctcactctataaatatagagtaccggtccccaagctcgctactcattctgactttcagtaactccatctaaaagagttagtgagagcttggaagcccgtgtactcgttctaatttctgttattttcttttgtagatctaaagctagatcgaggttatcaatagcaatggctggaggtatacaatattcgattcttttttgcatatgttcattcatatattaattccgcctacatgtatatagaattgttcatatgtcTACTTTCATATTAATTCTAACAAATTGTTGTAAGATTACTTTAAGCAAAATTATATCCAGAATATACAAAAGTATCCATTTGAATCAGAAACGCGACATCTATTATGGTATCATTTGGGACCATTTTTCATGTCACAAATTAACACAAGTACGCTCTTGTTCCCCATTTGAAGACCCAACCCAACAGATAAATAGTACACAAACAAAGATGGGCTTACATGGACCCATACCCCTAGTTGAGAAGCTAGGGCTTCTGCTTTCGGGTCTCGAGGGTCCAATCCAAGTACATTTAACCAGCAAAATTATGAGCTTAATTCACTCCCTCCCATAGTCCCATGCCATGCCTGCCTTTGATATCTTGCATACAATGAAACGACACGAGACAACAGTAACAGATTTTGCCTCAAATAAAAAACCATAGGAGGTCTCACGGACTTTTTTTGTCAATTAATTTTTGTAATATTGAAAGTTTCAGGAACATTAATTAATAACTGTAAATAGTTTTATAATAAACATTAAATAATAAAGCAGTGAGTGAGTTAGTGAGGGGAGGGGAGAGGAGACCCGAGGGCGGTGGTGGCAAGGCAATAAAATTAGGAAGTGGTTGTCTTATAAAGCAGACGTGACGTAGTCGTCATAATCCATCTGACGTGGACAGTTTTATGACATTATTTTTATCCACCATTCAACCAAAAATCTATGATACAGAAAATTTCATTTATTATGAAGTTTGAAaatacagattttttttttaattctaaaaaaatattattattattaaatataataagatatGGTGTGACATTCTCTTATTTTAGTAATAGTTAGTCAAAGTTATTGGCCGATACATAATTTCTATTCgttggagattttttttttaattaagggtAAGAATATAAATATTTTAGAAAGGGactaaattgtaaaaaaatatatattaaaacttCAAAAAATATCAAAGTGGAGACTAGTGACCTTGATGTGAGTGTTTCTTTTTAAAGGAAGTTTATTTTgttaaagaaaatatattttaaaaaattaaataaaaacactGTAACAGCCTTTTTGTTATGGTTGTCAAAATATGTCTATGTTGTTTCATCTACAGAGTTTGTTGATCAGTCTTTGAATTGTTTGTGAATATGTTGTCTCTGTTCGTTCTACTTAGTCTTGAGTTTCATCTACTCGATGCTGTAGATTAATGAGTACACGTCAGCTTGTGTCAGTATATTTGGAAACATGTTAATTCTGTTTAGCTGGTCGTGTTGTTAATCTGTTAGGTGTTAGGGTtgctataaatataataatctctTTCTAACAACCTAACCCCTTTTTCTCTGTTAGTTGTTCATTTTTGGTTGAGAAAACAGATTCTTGTTTTTCTCTCttgtctttctttctttcttgatTTTTGCAGGTTCGCCATTGTTGAAGGGGGAGCTTGTTGCAGAGCTGTGGGAAGTTCTGTTCTGATTCGAAGGGATTTCGAATCTGGCTAGTAGAGGGATTCAACTAGCGTGCTTGAGGGGATCTTGAGCGTTTCTGAATCGAGGGATTCGATTCATAAGTTCCAAGGGATTTGGAAATTGTTTTTGAGTGGTTACTCAAGCTTTAGGGTAATTTGTAATTTCAGTAGTGTTAAGACGTTGATTCCATTTTGGAACTAGTGATTGTACTTAACATTTGATTTGTTAGTGAAAGTTACATATTACCCGACCCAAGCACTAGTCGGCTGGAAATTGTTCCAGTGCAGATGAAGCTTGTAAAATTCCATGTGTGATTTTACTTTGCTTTAATTGTCCATTATATTCTAGTTGAATAATTTTTGATTCAAGAAGTTAGATATTGCACCttcaaattggtatcagagccatctgATTCTATGAGAATCAGTGATTTCCTGGGGTTCTATAAGGTGCTTTTCATCTAGTTTGTCCTTCATTCGGTTCTTGTTTTTGTGTCTTGCATTTATCTTCTATTGCTTAGTTCTGTTGCGACTAACCCTCTTGGAGTTCCATCTCGAAGAGTGTCACCctgttgtttgtttgtttttgtgtaTGATGGACATGTTCAGGGAAGGAGGTTCTACTAGTCGTCCACCAATGCTAGAGGGGGCTAACTACCCTTATTGGAAAACGAAGATGAGAGCTTTTCTCAAGGCCGTGGATGAAAGAGTGTGGATGGTTGTTGAGGAAGGTTGGATCGCGCCAACGGTCAGAGCTGGTGAAATCGAAAGAACCAAATCAATGAGTGCCTGGACTCCTGCGGAAATTGAGTTGGCTAACTACAATTCCAAGGCCATGCATGCTCTGTTCAATGCAGTTTCCACCAATCAATTAAAGGTGATCGCCAACTGTGAGGTTGCCAAGGAT
This genomic interval from Humulus lupulus chromosome 8, drHumLupu1.1, whole genome shotgun sequence contains the following:
- the LOC133797080 gene encoding uncharacterized protein LOC133797080, with protein sequence MAGASSSSSSFAEILTEIPELRGDNFKIWKERVLLHLGCADMDYAIRKDEPAAITATSTAAQIALYEKWEQSNRLSIMFIMSKIPLGMRGSVEQPEKVKDLIKLIDEQFDTSDKPLYNNLIHQFSSTKLTGVKGVREHISKMRDISAQLKKLDVVIPETFLVHYILNHLPPQYGPFKISYNTHKDKWTINELITMCAQEEARLLQEQGESAHMATQGKKRKPSKKDKGKNKVPPQGDIKKDSIKCFFCKKKGHAKKECAKFKKWMDDKGFTKPKEASGK